The Oryzias latipes chromosome 4, ASM223467v1 genome includes a window with the following:
- the tmem165 gene encoding transmembrane protein 165 — translation MHRPSVGGGHGRDTGTVLVTALAVVLLCAVGVSAIQEESKTFQEHNQQEKASTARPAEPAVVEDQDGSSKANLGFIHAFVASFSVIIVSELGDKTFFIAAIMAMRYNRLTVLTGAILALAIMTCLSVLFGYAATIIPRIYTYYVSTALFAIFGVRMLREGLKMSPDEGQEELEEVQAEIKKKDEELQRSKLANGTADLEAGTGITLPQTKWYSLCSPIFIQAFTLSFLAEWGDRSQLTTIILAARENPFGVAVGGTVGHCLCTGLAVIGGRMIAQRISVRTVTIIGGIVFLAFAISALFIKPETGL, via the exons ATGCATCGTCCCTCGGTCGGAGGCGGACATGGACGGGACACCGGAACCGTGTTGGTTACGGCGCTCGCCGTCGTGTTGCTATGCGCGGTCGGAGTTTCTGCCATTCAAGAGGAATCCAAAACATTTCAGGAGCACAACCAACAGGAA AAAGCCTCCACCGCCCGCCCGGCGGAGCCCGCCGTCGTTGAGGATCAGGATGGCTCCAGCAAAGCCAACCTGGGCTTCATCCACGCCTTCGTGGCTTCTTTCTCCGTCATCATCGTCTCTGAGTTGGGGGACAAGACCTTCTTCATCGCGGCCATCATGGCCATGCGCTATAACCGCCTGACGGTGCTTACGGGGGCCATTCTGGCTTTGGCCATCATGACCTGTCTTTCAG TGCTGTTCGGCTATGCTGCCACAATCATCCCTAGAATTTACACCTACTACGTCTCCACCGCCTTGTTTGCCATCTTTGGGGTCCGAATGCTGAGAGAAGGGCTGAAGATGAGTCCAGATGAAGgccaggaggagctggaggaggtgcAAGCAGAGattaagaaaaaagatgagGAG CTACAGCGCTCCAAACTGGCTAATGGAACTGCTGATTTGGAGGCAGGAACAGGGATCACTCTACCTCAGACCAAGTGGTACAGCCTCTGCTCCCCCATCTTCATCCAAGCTTTCACCCTGTCCTTCTTGGCAGAATGGGGCGATCGGTCGCAGCTGACCACCATCATTCTAGCTGCCAGAGAG AACCCGTTTGGAGTTGCAGTGGGTGGCACAGTGGGACACTGTTTGTGCACTGGGCTGGCTGTGATAGGAGGCAGAATGATTGCCCAGAGAATATCAGTCAGAACAG TTACGATCATTGGAGGGATCGTCTTTCTGGCCTTTGCCATCTCGGCTCTGTTCATCAAGCCAGAAACTGGATTGTAG